Within Gallaecimonas pentaromativorans, the genomic segment ACTCGACGAAAACTTCAAGACCCCGGCCCACGAGATGGAAGACGGTGTCGATTTTGTTCCTACCAACAAATTCGTGCTTTGGGGCCACCACTTCACCTCGGTGGCTGGGGCGGCGCCCATAGTGGGCCCGGCCATCGCCGTTATTTGGGGCTGGTTGCCGGCCTTCTTGTGGGTCACCTTGGGCACCATCTTCTTTGCCGGTGTCCACGATTTTGGCGCCATCTGGGCCAGTATCCGCAACCGCGCTAAATCGGTGGGTTCGCTCACCGGTGAAGTGGTGGGCAAGCGGGCCCGTGCGGTGTTTATGATTGTCATCTTCCTGGTGCTGCTGATGGTCAACGCCGTGTTCGGGGTGGTGATCGCCAAGCTGCTGATTAACAACCCCGGCGCCGTAGTACCGGTGTGGGGCGCGGTGGCGGTGGCACTGGTGATTGGCCAGCTGATTTACCGCTTCAAGTTCAACCTGGCCTGGGTGTCGCTGATTGGCATTATCGTGCTCTATGGACTGATTTACGTCGGACCATCGATGCCGATTACCCTGCCTGACAGCACTTTTGGCCTTTCTGCGTCAGCCAGCTGGATCTTGCTGTTGTTCCTGTACGCGGCCATCGCTTCCCTGTTGCCGGTGTGGATGCTGCTTCAGCCCCGTGACTACATCAACGGCCTGCAGCTGTTCGTGGGGCTTATCCTGCTCTACGCCGCCGTGATTATCGCCAACCCCAGCGTGGTGGCGCCGATGATCAACATGGACCTGCCGGCCAATACGCCGTCGATGGTGCCGCTACTCTTTGTGACCATCGCCTGTGGGGCCATCTCCGGCTTCCACGGCCTGGTGGCATCTGGCACCACGTCCAAGCAGCTCAACAAGGAAACCGACGCCCGCTTTGTGGGTTACTTCGGTGCCGTGGGTGAAGGCGCTTTGGCCCTGGCGGCCATCATTGCCGCCACCGCCGGCTTTGCCTCCCTGGCCGACTGGCAGGCGGTATACAGCGCCTTCGGTAAAGGCGGCGTGCTGGCCTTCGTTAACGGCGGCGCCACCATCCTCCACGCCGGTACCGGTATCGATGCAGCGGTGGCCTCCACCATGCTGACGGTAATGGCCGCGCTCTTTGCCGGCACTACCATGGATACTGGCCTGCGCCTGCAGCGCTACATCTTCCAGGAGTGGGGCGAGATTTATAACATCAAGTGGATGGGCAAAGCCCTGCCGGCCACCTTGCTGGCGGTGGCCAGCTGCCTGGTGCTGGCCTTTGGTGCCGGTGGCGCCGACGGCTCCGGTGGCTTGCTGATTTGGCCGCTGTTTGGTACCACCAACCAGCTGCTGGCGGGCCTGACTCTGTTGGTGATCACCGTGATGCTGGTGCGCCGCAAATCGCCCACCATCTACACCCTGGCACCTTTGGTGTTCCTGCTGGTGATGACCCTGGCGGCGCTGCTGCTGCAACTCAAAGGGTTCTACGACCAGCAGAAATGGTTCCTGCTGGGCCTGGATATCGTGGTGCTGGTTGCCGCCATCCTGGTTACCCTGGAGTGTGCTGCCGCCCTCAAAGACGAAAAACGCAAGGCCGCCGAGGCTGAATAAGCCTGCCGGTTTTGGCTGCAAAAAAACCGGCGCCCTGTGGCGCCGGTGTATTTTGTAAGAGGAGTGCAGCCCAAGTGAAAGAAACCCTATCCAAACTCAAATTCTGGTACCAAAAGGCCGGTGAACTGGGGGCCCAGTACTACAACGCCCCATACCGCGCCGCCATTGCCCGGGCCAAGCGTGAAGAAGACGACTTGTTCATGCTGCTGGTGTTCTCCGAGATGATGGGGGTGCCCAACCCGGCCTCCTGGTATTGCCTTGAGCTTCAACCCCTGCTGCTGGAACGCTTTCACGACTGGCACCAGCGCATGGGCATGGAACATTCCCCCCTTGATAACTTCCGGTGTTGCTGATGTCGCTGGACTTAAAAAAACTCATTGCTGAAAAACGGCTGCTGCTGGTAGGTGGCAAAGGCGGCGTGGGCAAAACCACGGTGTCGTCCTCGCTGGCGGTAGCGGCGGCCGAGGCTGGCCGCAAGGTGCTGCTGGTGTCCACCGATCCGGCCCACAGCCTCTCGGACGCCTTTGATAAAGCCATAGGCGGCAAGGAGAAAATGCTGGCCCCGAACCTCACGGTGCTGGAGCTGGACCCCGACGCCGAAGTGGACGCCTACCTCGAGCGGGTGCTGGGGCAGATGCGCCGCTATGTGGGCCCGGATCAGGTGGCGGAGCTCAGCCGCCAGTTGCGCCTGACCCGCCAGTCCCCCGGTGCCCAGGAGGCGGCGCTTTTGGAGCGTATGGCCACGCTGATGGAAGAGGGGCTAGAGCAGTACGACTTGTTGGTGTTCGACACCGCCCCCACCGGCCATACCCTGCGGCTGCTGTCCCTGCCCGAGGTGATGGCGGCCTGGACCGACGGCCTGTTAAAACACAACAAACGCTCGGAAAAACTGGGCCAAGTGTTGTCGCACCTCACTCCCGGCCGTAGCGTCAATAACCCCATGGGCGACCCCAAGGACAACGCCCTGGAAGGGCTGGACGACAAAGGCAAGCAACTGGCCGAAACCCTGCTTAAACGCCAGCGGCTGTTTCACCGCACCCGCCACCTGCTGGCCGATGCGGCCCGCACCGCCTTTTTGTTTGTGCTGACCCCGGAAAAGCTGCCCATTCTGGAAACCGAACGGGCGGTGGCGGCCTTGCAAGAGTCGAAGATCCCGGTGGCCGGCGCCGTGGTCAACCGGGTGTTACCGGCCGCCGCCGACAGCGCCTTTTGGGCGGCGCGCCGCGAGCGCCAGCAGCGCCACTTGGAGGATATCGAGGCGCGGCTTGGCAAGGTGCCGAGGGTCACGGTGCCGCTCTGGGAAGATGACATCCAGGGCCTTGACAGCCTCAGCGCCTTTAGCAAGGCGCTACTGGACGCCAAATAAAAAAACGCCGCTGTCGCGGCGTTTTTTGATCAGTAGGCCAGGGTAAAGCGCCGGTTGATAAAGTCTGCGCTTTCCATCTCGTCAATCATGGCTTTGGCGTAATCCTCGACCGAAATGTGGCTGTTACCCTCGCCATCCACTAGCAGCTGGTCGGTGCCCAAGCGGTAGTGACCGGTGCGCTGGCCAGGGGCGATGATGGCGGCCGGTGACAGCATGGTCCAGGTGACCTCGGATTGGCCGCGCAGCTTGTTCAGGGCGTAGCGGGCGCCTTCGGCGCTGGCTTTGTATTCGGCGGGGAAGGCGGGGGAATCAATCAGCAGCTGGCCCGGTGCCACTTCCAAGGAGCCGGCGCCCCCCACCACCAGCAGGCGCTTGACGCCAGCGGTGTTGGCGGCGGCCAGGATGCTGTCAAAACCCTTGGCGTAATAGCCTTGGATGTCTTGTTGGGCGTGGCCGGAGAAGGCACTCAGCACCGCGTCAAAACCGCCAAGCTGCGCCGCCAGGGCCTGGGTGTCCTGCACGTCGGCTTTAACCACGGTCAGGCCCGGCATGGCAGCCAGGCGCTCGGGGCGGCTGACCAGGGCGGTAACGCTGTGGCCGCGGCTCAGGGCCTCTTCACGCAGGGCAGAACCGATAAAACCGCTGGCACCGATCAGGGCAATTTTCATGGGGTATTCCTCGTTGTCTGACGTTGATGGCGCCATTGTGAGTCGGGTTATTGATTTGAAAAACGCTGCAATCAATAATTCATTGTTATTAAATTGATAACGGTGTTGCCGTGGCCAGCGAACTCGACCTCAACAACCTGCCGCTTTTCATCGCCACGGTGGAAGCCGGGTCTTTTACCGCCGCCGCCGAGCGCCTGGGGTGCACCAAGACCAAGATCAGCCTGAGCATCCGCGCCCTGGAGCAGCGGCTGGGGGTCGCGCTTTTTACCCGCACCACCCGGCAAATCACCCTCACCGACGCTGGCCAGCAGCTTTATCTTGGCAGCAAGCCGCTGCTGGCAAGGCTGGGGGAAACGGTGCAGGAAGTGGGCAGCAGCGCCCAGGCGCTGAGCGGCACCTTGCGGATCACCGCGCCGGTAGACCATATGAGTCATCAGTTGGCTAGGGTTGCCGCCGCCTTTGGTGAGCGCCATCCGGGGCTGACCATCGAGCTTCGCAGCGGCGACAAGGTGGCAGACATGGTGCGGGAAGGGATTGATGTGGCCATCCGCATGGGCTGGCTCAAAGACTCAAGCCTGCGGGCCCAGAAGCTCGGCACCTTCGAGCAGCTGCTGGTGGGCTCAAAAGACTACCTGGCGGCGCACGGCAACCCGGAGCATCCCAGCGAACTTGGCCAGCACCGCTGGCTCGAATTCACCCCGTTACCCAGCGCCCTGACCTGGACCTTCACCCGCCCGGGGGAAACCCATCAGGTGCAGCTGCACAGCCGCCTCAAGGTGGACAACACCGCCGCCCTTATCAGCCTTATCAAGGCCGGCGCCGGGGTTTCGGTGATTGGCCATTTCGGCCAGCAGCTGGACCCAGAGCTGGTGCCGCTACTACCCGATTGGCGGCTACCGAGTGGCGGCATTTACGCCGTCTTCCCCCCCGGCGCTTTTATCCCCGCTAGGGTCCGCGCCTTTGTGGATTTCTACCGGGACTGGCTCGGAAAATAAAAAGGCAGGCGCGGGGCCTGCCAAAAGGGGTAAGACGATGCTTATTGTTGGAGTAATTTCAGCACCGCATCGAAGGGCACCAGTTTGAAGTTCTGGCCTTGCTCGGGCAGGCGTTTGCGCCCGTCCTGCACCGCCAGCAGGCCTTGGGGGTAAGCCTTGCCAAGGGCGAGGCTGGTGATGTCGATGCCGTCGGTTTCGCTGGTGCCGTCGATGCCCGCTTCGCTGTTAAGGCCGATGCGAAAGCGGCCCAGCAGCTGGTAGGGGGGCAGGGCGCTGTAGGCCACGTAGCTGTCGTTACCCTGGCTGGAGGCCACCAAGATGGGCCGCTGGCCTTGCCAAAGGGCCAGGCCTTCTACGTCGGCGTGGAGCATGGGGCCGACCTTGGCGATAAGGGTGCCAGCGGGCGCCTGGGTGTCGTCGGCGTTAAAGGCCCAGATGCCTACGTCTTCTTCTCCCAGGAAAAAGCGGCCGCGCTTGTCGTCGGCCACACAGCCCTCGGGCTGGGTGTTAACGCGAAAATCCCGCACCAGGGTGCCTTTAATGGCGCCCTGGTTGTCGTCCAGGCGGTATTGCAGCACCCGGCCGTTCTTGTCGTTCACAAACACCTGCAACTGCCCTTGGGGTTGGTACATGCAAAGGCCGTAGATGTCTTTAAGGGGAGTGGGTACTTCCCCCAGTAGGCTGACGTCGCCGCTGTCCGGTGCGATGGCAAAGACGCTGATGGCGTTATGGTCGCGGTGGCTGGCGGTGGCGATATCCACGGTCTTGCCACCAAGGCGAAAACCCTGGCGCACATCCACGTTGTTGACCCGGCCCACGGCCAGCCGCTGCAGGCGTTTGCCATTGAGGTCATACACCTCCAGGGCGCCGCGTTTGTCGGTGCCAAGCACCCGGCTTTGCTCGGGGTGCTGGTGGTTAACCCAGATGGCCGGGTCGTCCATGGCATCACCGATGCGATCGGCCGGCAGGGTTTGAGAGATGGCCTGCACCTCGGCAATGACCGGCGCCTGATAGTGGCTGACTGCCAGTTTCGGCAGCGCCTGCACTGTGCCCCCCAGATTGGCGCTATCGCCGTTGACGGCCAGCAGCTCGGCGCCGGGTTTACTCAGCGTCAAGCGCTGGGTGCCTTGCTCGGGGGCTTTGGGGCGGGTGGCGTTGGGGTAAAGGTCGAGGCTGTGGGTGCCCAGGCGCACCAGCAGGCCGTCGGGCCTTACCGCCAAGGCTTTGGTTTCGCCACTAAGCGCCCCAAAGGGGGCGGCGGCGTCCAGCAACTGGCGTTTGGGCTCTGCTTCGAGCTCGGCGCTGTAGCGCCACAGGGCCTGGTCGTCTTCGCTGATAAAGAGCGATTCCGAGGCGCTGTCGGTGGCGCAGGCCGTGGATTTATAAGGAATATTCAGGGTGCGCAGCCGCTTGGGCGCCTTGAGCCAGTGGCTGGTTTTTACCAGCCATTCCTCGCCGCTGCCCCTGTCGTCGAGGATAAAAAGATGCAGGCTGCCGTCCCTTGGGCTTTGGTAGCTGCATACTGCTTCCACCACCCGGTCGGTAACCGGCGCCGAGAATACTTCTTTGGCCCCCTGCCACAGGCGCAGCTGTTGGTCGGCCTTATCTACCGCCATCAACAAGGCGCCGTCCTGGCTGAGGTTGACCGGGTCCACCGCGCCTTTGACCAGGGTCTTGCCTTGCCAGCTAAGGCCCTGCTGGCTGATGTCTAGCTCGCTGCCTTGGTAGGGCAGCTGGCTTGCCAGGGCGCCTTGGGCCAAGAGGGTCAGGGTTAGTAATGCTTTCATGGCCATTCCTTATTAAAACGCGTGGTACTGCAGGCCCAACTGGAAGCTGCGGCCATAGGTTTCGTATTGGGCGTTGAGGGCCGAGCGGCCGGTGTAGACGTAGTAGGGCTCGTCGTTAAGGTTCAGCGCCTTGAAGG encodes:
- a CDS encoding ArsA family ATPase, which translates into the protein MSLDLKKLIAEKRLLLVGGKGGVGKTTVSSSLAVAAAEAGRKVLLVSTDPAHSLSDAFDKAIGGKEKMLAPNLTVLELDPDAEVDAYLERVLGQMRRYVGPDQVAELSRQLRLTRQSPGAQEAALLERMATLMEEGLEQYDLLVFDTAPTGHTLRLLSLPEVMAAWTDGLLKHNKRSEKLGQVLSHLTPGRSVNNPMGDPKDNALEGLDDKGKQLAETLLKRQRLFHRTRHLLADAARTAFLFVLTPEKLPILETERAVAALQESKIPVAGAVVNRVLPAAADSAFWAARRERQQRHLEDIEARLGKVPRVTVPLWEDDIQGLDSLSAFSKALLDAK
- a CDS encoding carbon starvation protein A produces the protein MSAIVLLVLGLGGMALGYFFYSRFIANHIYKLDENFKTPAHEMEDGVDFVPTNKFVLWGHHFTSVAGAAPIVGPAIAVIWGWLPAFLWVTLGTIFFAGVHDFGAIWASIRNRAKSVGSLTGEVVGKRARAVFMIVIFLVLLMVNAVFGVVIAKLLINNPGAVVPVWGAVAVALVIGQLIYRFKFNLAWVSLIGIIVLYGLIYVGPSMPITLPDSTFGLSASASWILLLFLYAAIASLLPVWMLLQPRDYINGLQLFVGLILLYAAVIIANPSVVAPMINMDLPANTPSMVPLLFVTIACGAISGFHGLVASGTTSKQLNKETDARFVGYFGAVGEGALALAAIIAATAGFASLADWQAVYSAFGKGGVLAFVNGGATILHAGTGIDAAVASTMLTVMAALFAGTTMDTGLRLQRYIFQEWGEIYNIKWMGKALPATLLAVASCLVLAFGAGGADGSGGLLIWPLFGTTNQLLAGLTLLVITVMLVRRKSPTIYTLAPLVFLLVMTLAALLLQLKGFYDQQKWFLLGLDIVVLVAAILVTLECAAALKDEKRKAAEAE
- a CDS encoding phytase — translated: MKALLTLTLLAQGALASQLPYQGSELDISQQGLSWQGKTLVKGAVDPVNLSQDGALLMAVDKADQQLRLWQGAKEVFSAPVTDRVVEAVCSYQSPRDGSLHLFILDDRGSGEEWLVKTSHWLKAPKRLRTLNIPYKSTACATDSASESLFISEDDQALWRYSAELEAEPKRQLLDAAAPFGALSGETKALAVRPDGLLVRLGTHSLDLYPNATRPKAPEQGTQRLTLSKPGAELLAVNGDSANLGGTVQALPKLAVSHYQAPVIAEVQAISQTLPADRIGDAMDDPAIWVNHQHPEQSRVLGTDKRGALEVYDLNGKRLQRLAVGRVNNVDVRQGFRLGGKTVDIATASHRDHNAISVFAIAPDSGDVSLLGEVPTPLKDIYGLCMYQPQGQLQVFVNDKNGRVLQYRLDDNQGAIKGTLVRDFRVNTQPEGCVADDKRGRFFLGEEDVGIWAFNADDTQAPAGTLIAKVGPMLHADVEGLALWQGQRPILVASSQGNDSYVAYSALPPYQLLGRFRIGLNSEAGIDGTSETDGIDITSLALGKAYPQGLLAVQDGRKRLPEQGQNFKLVPFDAVLKLLQQ
- a CDS encoding cory-CC-star protein; this encodes MKETLSKLKFWYQKAGELGAQYYNAPYRAAIARAKREEDDLFMLLVFSEMMGVPNPASWYCLELQPLLLERFHDWHQRMGMEHSPLDNFRCC
- a CDS encoding NAD(P)-dependent oxidoreductase, which produces MKIALIGASGFIGSALREEALSRGHSVTALVSRPERLAAMPGLTVVKADVQDTQALAAQLGGFDAVLSAFSGHAQQDIQGYYAKGFDSILAAANTAGVKRLLVVGGAGSLEVAPGQLLIDSPAFPAEYKASAEGARYALNKLRGQSEVTWTMLSPAAIIAPGQRTGHYRLGTDQLLVDGEGNSHISVEDYAKAMIDEMESADFINRRFTLAY
- a CDS encoding LysR family transcriptional regulator: MASELDLNNLPLFIATVEAGSFTAAAERLGCTKTKISLSIRALEQRLGVALFTRTTRQITLTDAGQQLYLGSKPLLARLGETVQEVGSSAQALSGTLRITAPVDHMSHQLARVAAAFGERHPGLTIELRSGDKVADMVREGIDVAIRMGWLKDSSLRAQKLGTFEQLLVGSKDYLAAHGNPEHPSELGQHRWLEFTPLPSALTWTFTRPGETHQVQLHSRLKVDNTAALISLIKAGAGVSVIGHFGQQLDPELVPLLPDWRLPSGGIYAVFPPGAFIPARVRAFVDFYRDWLGK